A single window of Lacerta agilis isolate rLacAgi1 chromosome 12, rLacAgi1.pri, whole genome shotgun sequence DNA harbors:
- the LOC117056183 gene encoding uncharacterized protein LOC117056183 produces MDRSDDTVEIPALGRPFQLGMLYDCRRDALIPGITLWGHDSLQKDLCIKPQPKAEYEIIASDSIDDKASALNVSASLKASFLGGMVEVGGSGKFLQDTKKSTKQARVTLQYKATTKYSQLTMSHLGIQNVTYPAVFEHGTATHVVTAILYGAQAFFVFDRSVSSSESVQDIQGSLHAAISLIAVSIKGEASVEMEEKEKAQTENFSCKFYGDFSLESNPVTFQDAMKVYSDLPQKLGKDGEKAVPVRVWLYPLTKLDSRAAKMVREISLTLIFDAQTVLEKLNEINMRCYDLAMNPVAENFPELKMKIKRFKDLCKQHRQTFQKHLAGILPLIRGGGKEERVLVDILMSINQSPFNSQRLCEFLDAKEREINLVNSYLTILSGMEVISSQNKLEEIVLNPVNEFVVSFTFTSLNDEEPFLASLQNWLQKDFFQETANSTTGHSTPKNTKAWFQEKHRQTNARKAAKSIANFARVNKSNRNTQFLVASVPDQDNPGASIYLYEDGELFSNNFELPSKPLPPLIGRIGHDHVQLTFQPDKYGRASISSYQVEYKIAGEENWKIVNTDDSQETFQVRGLSANTEYQFRYTARSKPGLSETSNVSKSVQTLPTSPPGKLRVIIAESSKISIAWESPKIIGEGAVIKEYKVDYSEDAGEAKSKDKDKWAEKRTGKKTEFCEIDGLKPQTSYRFRVSAMCAGGAESEPSKEIEVSTSLEGDKNRVACKYLQDSSLVEDGPPAVYALPLEAIPDVSTSCRTYQLGKENMQVPNKVIMVMGATGSGKTTLINGMINYVLGVQWRDDFRFKLIHENTNRSQAQSQTSEVTAYVVHHQKGFQVPFSLTVIDTPGFGDTRGIEHDKLITKQIREFFSSPGGTDHIDAICIVVQASFARLTHAQKYVFDSVLSIFGKDIKDNIQVLITFADGQTPPVLEAIKEANVPCAKDAKGTPVHFKFNNSALFANNPVEPGGNFNFDEMFWKMGTMSMKTFFDSSHTLETKSLTLTKEVLRERKELEAAIEGLQPQIKAGLAKLEELRNTQKALDKHSVDMAENRNFTYEVDVPISVKHDITGTGEYITNCMNCHFTCHYPCGIPRDEDKRGCAAINQSTGRCTVCAGRCVWNVHFNQKYRFEYTTRRERRTYEELKQKYERASGELMTTEKLLENLNEEYEEVKHILEELIKKSSQSLQRLQAIALKPNPLSTPEYIDLLIMSEEQELKPGYQERIRSLKEVRTVAELIQKIANREPLLPGEQELYEKIEEKKSSLSGKIRKGVAAVVNWFK; encoded by the exons ATGGACAGATCAGACGACACGGTTGAAATACCAGCCCTTGGCCGCCCATTCCAGCTGGGGATGCTGTACGACTGTCGTAGAGATGCCCTCATCCCAG GAATCACCCTTTGGGGCCATGACTCACTTCAGAAGGACTTGTGTATCAAACCACAACCCAAGGCTGAATATGAAATCATTGCATCTGACTCCATCGATGATAAGGCCTCTGCCCTCAATGTCTCAGCATCACTCAAGGCCAGTTTTTTGGGTGGAATGGTTGAAGTGGGTGGATCAGGCAAATTCCTTCAAGACACCAAGAAGTCCACAAAACAGGCCAGAGTCACTCTGCAGTACAAAGCTACCACCAAGTATTCACAGCTGACCATGAGCCATTTGGGAATCCAAAATGTCActtatccagctgtttttgagcATGGCACAGCCACCCATGTTGTCACTGCCATCTTGTATGGAGCCCAGGCTTTCTTTGTGTTTGACCGAAGTGTCTCTTCTTCCGAGTCTGTGCAAGATATACAAGGAAGCCTCCACGCTGCGATCAGCTTGATTGCAGTCTCTATCAAAGGGGAAGCATCTGTCgagatggaggagaaggagaaagcccAAACGGAGAATTTCAGCTGCAAGTTCTATGGGGATTTTTCTTTGGAAAGTAATCCAGTGACTTTTCAAGATGCCATGAAAGTCTACAGCGATCTGCCCCAAAAGCTCGGGAAGGATGGGGAGAAGGCTGTGCCTGTCAGAGTTTGGCTGTACCCACTGACCAAGCTAGATTCCAGAGCAGCTAAGATGGTGCGTGAGATCAGCTTAACACTGATCTTtgatgctcaaactgtcttggaGAAGCTGAATGAAATCAACATGCGATGCTATGATCTGGCTATGAATCCTGTTGCTGAAAACTTCCCAGAATTAAAGATGAAAATCAAGAGATTCAAGGATCTGTGCAAGCAGCATAGGCAGACTTTCCAGAAACACCTGGCAGGAATCCTGCCTTTGAtccggggaggggggaaagaggaaagagttCTGGTGGACATTTTAATGTCCATTAACCAGTCTCCTTTCAATAGCCAAAGACTCTGTGAGTTTTTGGACGCCAAGGAACGAGAGATTAATTTGGTGAATTCTTACCTTACTATCCTAAGTGGAATGGAAGTAATCTCTTCCCAGAACAAACTGGAAGAAATCGTGCTAAACCCTGtgaatgagtttgttgtctcaTTTACCTTCACTTCTttaaatgatgaggaaccatttttAGCCAGCTTACAAAACTGGCTTCAGAAAGATTTTTTTCAGGAAACAGCAAATTCCACCACTGGCCATTCAACACCCAAGAACACTAAAGCTTGGTTTCAGGAAAAACACAGACAGACAAATGCTCGGAAAGCTGCCAAGTCCATTGCTAATTTTGCCCGAGTCAATAAATCAAACAGGAATACCCAGTTCCTTGTGGCTTCTGTCCCAGATCAGGACAACCCAGGAGCTTCCATTTACCTCTATGAAGATGGGGAGCTGTTCAGCAACAACTTCGAGCTGCCCTCAAAACCTCTCCCTCCACTGATTGGGCGAATTGGACATGACCATGTGCAGCTGACATTTCAACCAGATAAGTATGGGAGGGCTTCAATCTCTAGCTATCAGGTAGAGTACAAAATTGCAGGAGAAGAAAATTGGAAGATTGTGAATACAGACGACAGTCAGGAGACATTCCAAGTGAGAGGGTTGAGTGCAAACACAGAATACCAGTTTCGATACACTGCTAGGAGCAAACCAGGACTTAGTGAGACCAGCAACGTGAGTAAATCTGTTCAGACACTTCCTACCAGCCCTCCTGGGAAACTGAGAGTGATAATTGCAGAGTCTTCCAAAATCAGTATAGCCTGGGAGAGCCCAAAGATCATTGGCGAAGGAGCTGTTATAAAGGAATACAAAGTGGACTACAGTGAAGACGCTGGAGAGGCAAAAAGCAAGGACAAAGATAAATGGGCTGAAAAAAGAACAGGGAAGAAAACAGAGTTCTGTGAGATTGATGGTCTGAAGCCCCAGACATCCTACAGATTCAGAGTCTCAGCCATGTGTGCCGGTGGGGCTGAGAGTGAGCCCAGCAAAGAGATTGAGGTTTCCACATCATTGGAAGGAGACAAGAACAGAGTCGCTTGTAAATACCTCCAAGACAGCAGCCTGGTTGAGGATGGGCCACCAGCAGTgtatgctctgccactggaggCCATACCAGATGTCTCTACATCCTGTCGAACATACCAGCTAGGGAAAGAGAACATGCAGGTCCCCAACAAAGTGATTATGGTGATGGGGGCAACCGGGTCGGGGAAAACCACTCTCATCAATGGGATGATCAATTATGTCCTAGGTGTGCAATGGAGAGATGATTTCCGATTCAAACTTATTCATGAAAACACCAACAGAAGCCAAGCTCAAAGCCAAACGTCAGAAGTGACTGCCTACGTCGTCCACCACCAAAAGGGTTTCCAAGTCCCCTTTTCCCTCACCGTTATTGACACTCCAGGATTTGGAGACACAAGAGGAATAGAGCATGACAAGTTGATAACAAAGCAGATCCGGGAGTTTTTCTCCTCCCCAGGGGGCACTGATCATATAGACGCCATCTGCATTGTCGTGCAGGCCTCTTTTGCTCGTTTAACTCATGCCCAGAAATACGTCTTTGACTCTGTGCTCTCCATCTTTGGCAAAGATATCAAGGACAACATCCAAGTCCTGATCACTTTTGCAGATGGACAGACCCCTCCTGTTCTCGAGGCCATTAAGGAAGCCAATGTACCATGCGCCAAGGATGCCAAGGGCACCCCTGTGCACTTCAAATTCAACAATTCAGCACTGTTTGCCAACAATCCTGTGGAGCCTGGAGGCAACTTCAACTTTGATGAAATGTTTTGGAAAATGGGCACCATGAGCATGAAGACCTTCTTTGATTCATCCCACACACTAGAAACGAAGAGCTTAACGTTGACGAAGGAAGTGCTCAGGGAGCGAAAAGAGCTTGAAGCTGCTATTGAAGGCTTGCAGCCCCAAATCAAAGCTGGACTGGCCAAGCTGGAAGAACTGAGGAATACGCAGAAAGCCCTGGACAAGCATAGCGTTGACATGGCGGAAAACAGAAACTTTACGTATGAGGTAGATGTACCTATATCAGTGAAGCACGATATAACTGGCACGGGAGAATACATAACTAATTGCATGAATTGTCACTTCACCTGTCACTATCCTTGTGGAATTCCTAGAGATGAAGATAAGCGTGGTTGTGCAGCTATCAATCAGAGCACAGGAAGATGCACAGTCTGTGCAGGCCGGTGTGTGTGGAATGTGCACTTCAATCAGAAATACAGATTTGAATATACAACAAGAAGAGAAAGAAGGACCTATGAAGAACTGAAGCAAAAGTATGAACGTGCCTCTGGCGAGCTGATGACCACAGAGAAATTGCTTGAAAATCTTAATGAGGAATATGAAGAAGTGAAACACATCTTAGAAGAGCTTATCAAGAAATCATCTCAAAGTCTCCAGCGCCTTCAGGCGATTGCACTGAAGCCCAACCCTCTCTCTACCCCAGAGTACATTGATCTGCTCATCATGTCCGAAGAACAGGAGCTGAAGCCTGGGTATCAGGAGCGAATCCGGTCCCTGAAGGAAGTGAGGACAGTAGCGGAGTTAATACAGAAAATTGCCAACAGGGAGCCTCTGCTGCCTGGAGAGCAGGAGCTGTATGAAAAAATTGAAGAAAAAAAGTCCTCTCTGTCAGGCAAAATTAGGAAAGGGGTGGCAGCTGTTGTAAATTGGTTTAAATAA